The following proteins are encoded in a genomic region of Neomicrococcus aestuarii:
- the infB gene encoding translation initiation factor IF-2 encodes MAKLRVHELAKELGISSKEAVTKLQEMGEFVRSASSTIEAPVVKKLRSAFPQSGGASKATAKPATASQASTKPTPAAAGAGTVTGASAAEADASGASKPAAKPSVDSSAKPAADASAPKPGVARPGAPTPGPARPAASDNAATSLSFEAPASSAPTASTPEASAPAAEKSAPSAPAATPAPEKRAEKPAADASNAPKPPAARNGDAPVAPRPGAPKPGGARPGNNPFSSQQGMRSGDAGSGAARPGGPRPAAPRPGGARPGNNPFSSQQGMRSGNSGNGGPRPGGPRPGGPRPGAGAPGAGAPRTGAPRPAAGRPAAGPGAGGANRPTPGNMPKQIDRSQTAPIGSRPGRGAGRPGGGAGGTGGPGGGPRSGSGGGPRGGNIGGRGNAQGAFGNSRGGGAGRGRQRKSKRAKRQEFETFNEPALSGVSIPRGDGETAIRLRRGASLADFAEKINADPAALVKILFHLGEMATSTQSLDEESFQLLGAEIGYKIEIVSPEDEERELLESFDIDLDNELELETDDMLEARPPVVTVMGHVDHGKTRLLDAIRKSKVTEGEAGGITQHIGAYQIHREHEGVDRAITFIDTPGHEAFTAMRARGAQVTDIAVLVVAADDGVMPQTIEALNHAQAAGVPIVVAVNKVDKPDANPDKVKGQLTEYGLVPEEYGGETMFVPVSALQNQGIAELIEAVLLTADAALELKANPDKAARGVAIEANLDRGRGAVATVLVQSGTLAVGDTIVAGTAHGRVRAMFDENGDNLDVALPSRPVQVLGLSSVPRAGDSFLVTEDERTARQIAEKREAAERNAMLAKRRKRITLEDFDQAVAEGKIDTLNLILKGDVSGAVEALEDSLLKIDVGDDVQLRVIHRGVGAITQNDVNLATVDSAIIIGFNVRPAERVAELADREGVDMRFYSVIYSAIDDIENALKGMLKPEYEEVQLGSAEIREVFRSSKWGNIAGTIVRSGTIKRNSKARLVRDGNVVGDNLTIDSLRRFKDDATEVREGFECGIGLGSFNDIKEGDIIETFEMQEKPRA; translated from the coding sequence GTGGCCAAGCTCCGCGTTCACGAGCTCGCAAAAGAGCTCGGAATTAGCTCTAAGGAAGCGGTTACAAAACTGCAAGAAATGGGCGAATTCGTTCGCTCTGCCTCATCTACCATTGAGGCTCCCGTAGTCAAGAAACTTCGCAGCGCCTTCCCGCAATCCGGTGGCGCATCCAAAGCAACCGCCAAGCCAGCTACGGCTAGCCAGGCGTCAACCAAACCAACTCCGGCCGCTGCTGGCGCAGGTACCGTCACCGGTGCAAGCGCAGCAGAAGCCGATGCCTCAGGCGCATCCAAGCCTGCCGCCAAGCCAAGCGTGGATAGCTCCGCGAAGCCTGCAGCGGACGCCTCTGCACCTAAGCCAGGTGTCGCCCGTCCGGGTGCACCGACTCCAGGTCCAGCACGTCCAGCAGCTTCGGACAACGCGGCTACGTCCTTGTCTTTCGAAGCTCCAGCTTCGTCTGCACCGACAGCCTCTACGCCTGAAGCTTCGGCTCCAGCAGCTGAGAAGTCAGCTCCTTCGGCTCCAGCAGCAACGCCAGCACCTGAAAAGCGCGCCGAAAAGCCCGCTGCAGATGCAAGCAACGCTCCTAAGCCACCAGCTGCCCGTAACGGTGACGCTCCAGTAGCGCCACGTCCAGGTGCACCTAAGCCAGGCGGCGCACGTCCGGGCAACAACCCGTTCTCGTCCCAGCAGGGCATGCGCTCCGGCGATGCTGGCTCCGGCGCAGCTCGTCCAGGCGGTCCACGCCCAGCAGCTCCTCGCCCAGGTGGCGCACGTCCGGGTAACAACCCGTTCTCGTCCCAGCAGGGCATGCGTTCCGGTAACTCCGGAAACGGCGGACCACGTCCGGGCGGTCCTCGCCCAGGTGGCCCACGTCCAGGTGCCGGTGCTCCAGGCGCTGGTGCACCACGCACGGGCGCTCCACGCCCAGCAGCGGGACGTCCGGCAGCAGGCCCAGGTGCCGGCGGTGCAAACCGTCCGACTCCAGGCAACATGCCTAAGCAGATCGATCGTTCCCAGACTGCACCAATTGGTAGCCGTCCAGGTCGCGGCGCGGGACGCCCAGGTGGCGGAGCCGGTGGCACCGGCGGTCCAGGTGGCGGCCCACGCAGCGGTAGCGGCGGCGGTCCACGCGGTGGCAACATCGGTGGTCGCGGTAACGCTCAGGGCGCATTCGGTAACAGCCGAGGCGGCGGCGCAGGCCGCGGTCGTCAGCGCAAGTCCAAGCGTGCGAAGCGTCAAGAGTTTGAGACGTTCAACGAGCCAGCACTGAGTGGTGTTTCCATCCCTCGCGGCGATGGCGAAACCGCCATTCGCTTGCGTCGTGGAGCATCGCTTGCTGACTTCGCTGAGAAGATCAACGCCGATCCAGCAGCTCTCGTGAAGATTCTCTTCCACTTGGGCGAAATGGCTACGTCTACTCAGTCGCTTGACGAAGAATCGTTCCAGCTCTTGGGCGCCGAAATCGGCTACAAGATCGAGATCGTTTCCCCAGAAGACGAAGAGCGCGAGCTCCTCGAGTCCTTCGACATCGACCTCGACAACGAGCTCGAGTTGGAGACCGACGACATGCTGGAGGCTCGTCCTCCAGTGGTTACCGTCATGGGTCACGTTGACCACGGTAAGACGCGTCTGTTGGATGCCATCCGTAAGTCCAAGGTTACTGAGGGCGAAGCCGGCGGCATTACGCAGCACATCGGTGCTTACCAGATTCACCGTGAGCATGAAGGCGTCGATCGCGCCATCACGTTCATTGACACCCCGGGTCACGAAGCGTTTACCGCTATGCGTGCTCGTGGTGCTCAGGTCACCGACATCGCAGTCCTCGTGGTTGCAGCAGATGACGGCGTCATGCCACAGACCATTGAAGCGCTCAACCACGCTCAAGCGGCAGGTGTGCCGATCGTGGTTGCAGTGAACAAGGTGGACAAGCCTGACGCTAACCCTGACAAGGTCAAGGGCCAGCTCACCGAATACGGACTGGTTCCGGAAGAGTACGGTGGCGAAACGATGTTCGTTCCGGTTTCTGCATTGCAGAACCAGGGCATCGCCGAGCTCATCGAAGCAGTCCTGCTGACCGCAGACGCTGCTCTGGAACTCAAGGCCAACCCTGACAAGGCAGCTCGAGGCGTGGCTATTGAAGCCAACCTTGACCGCGGCCGCGGCGCCGTAGCAACCGTTTTGGTTCAGTCCGGAACGCTTGCTGTGGGTGACACGATTGTGGCCGGCACGGCTCACGGTCGCGTTCGCGCCATGTTCGACGAGAACGGTGACAACCTTGACGTTGCACTGCCATCGCGTCCAGTTCAGGTTCTTGGTTTGTCCTCGGTGCCACGTGCTGGTGACTCGTTCCTCGTGACTGAAGATGAGCGTACGGCTCGCCAGATCGCTGAAAAGCGTGAGGCAGCTGAGCGTAACGCGATGCTCGCGAAGCGTCGTAAGCGCATCACGCTTGAAGACTTCGATCAGGCTGTGGCTGAGGGCAAGATTGACACCCTCAACCTCATCCTCAAGGGTGACGTTTCCGGTGCCGTTGAAGCACTTGAAGACTCCTTGCTCAAGATCGATGTTGGCGACGACGTTCAGTTGCGCGTTATCCACCGCGGTGTTGGTGCGATCACGCAGAACGACGTCAACCTCGCAACCGTGGACAGCGCCATCATCATTGGCTTCAACGTTCGCCCAGCCGAGCGTGTTGCTGAATTGGCTGACCGTGAAGGCGTTGACATGCGCTTCTACTCGGTCATCTACTCCGCAATCGATGACATTGAGAACGCACTCAAGGGCATGCTCAAGCCGGAATACGAGGAAGTTCAGCTCGGTTCCGCAGAGATCCGCGAAGTGTTCCGTTCCTCCAAGTGGGGCAACATCGCAGGTACGATCGTTCGCTCCGGCACCATCAAGCGCAACTCCAAGGCGCGCTTGGTTCGTGACGGAAACGTGGTTGGCGACAACCTCACGATCGACTCCCTGCGTCGCTTCAAGGATGACGCCACCGAAGTCCGCGAAGGCTTCGAATGTGGTATTGGCCTCGGCTCCTTCAATGACATCAAGGAAGGCGACATCATCGAGACCTTCGAAATGCAGGAGAAGCCGCGCGCTTAA
- a CDS encoding YlxR family protein, which yields MLRWVLEVRSEDSQDVSQIDPSNGVLQVVADPERRKSGRGAWMHPAPECVALAVKKRAFARAFRANGLHPSEDALNIEIAHTTVRYESGSEN from the coding sequence ATGCTGCGATGGGTCCTCGAAGTTCGCTCCGAGGACTCTCAGGATGTCAGCCAGATAGACCCTAGCAATGGTGTGTTGCAAGTGGTTGCTGATCCTGAACGTCGCAAGTCCGGTAGGGGTGCTTGGATGCATCCCGCTCCGGAGTGTGTAGCGCTCGCCGTCAAAAAGCGGGCCTTTGCGCGGGCCTTTCGAGCCAACGGATTACATCCCTCGGAAGACGCGTTGAACATTGAAATAGCTCACACCACCGTCCGATATGAAAGCGGGTCAGAAAACTGA
- the rbfA gene encoding 30S ribosome-binding factor RbfA, translating to MADPARAARMAQRIKVVVAQALGKIIKDPRVENITITDARVTNDLQHATLYYTVFGDEEAKAAGAEALNSARGAIRKEVGRNLTARLTPTVEFVADEIPVNASHLEDVLRAARAKDAEVAALAAKAQYAGEADPYRKPNEVDELEDLEDDLDAADADDLDDADVDDADVDSEEVDVDSDSEKDADKN from the coding sequence ATGGCCGATCCAGCACGCGCCGCCCGAATGGCGCAGCGCATCAAAGTAGTTGTAGCCCAGGCCTTGGGCAAAATCATCAAGGACCCTCGCGTCGAGAACATCACCATCACCGATGCTCGCGTCACGAACGACCTTCAGCACGCCACGCTCTACTACACGGTCTTCGGCGACGAAGAAGCCAAGGCCGCTGGCGCGGAAGCGCTCAACAGCGCACGTGGCGCCATCCGTAAAGAAGTGGGACGCAATCTCACGGCGCGTTTGACGCCCACCGTGGAATTCGTCGCCGACGAGATCCCCGTCAATGCTTCGCACCTTGAAGACGTTCTGCGCGCAGCCCGTGCAAAGGACGCCGAAGTGGCAGCACTGGCCGCGAAAGCGCAGTATGCCGGCGAGGCCGATCCATACCGTAAGCCCAACGAGGTAGACGAGCTGGAAGATCTTGAAGACGATCTTGACGCAGCGGACGCTGATGATCTAGACGACGCAGACGTTGATGACGCAGATGTTGATTCTGAAGAAGTTGACGTTGATAGCGATTCTGAAAAGGACGCGGACAAGAACTAA
- the truB gene encoding tRNA pseudouridine(55) synthase TruB — MGSKDTSTAPDSGQETAPGSGLVIVDKPQGFTSHDVVGKMRRLAQTRKVGHAGTLDPMATGVLIVGINKATRLLTYIVGASKTYEATIRLGESTVTDDAEGEITQTRIAAAVTREDIDREIAKLTGDILQVPSSVSAIKINGERAYKRVRSGEEVDIPARPVTIHRFDVHDVRRERAGKIVDVDVTVECSSGTYIRALARDLGQALDVGGHLTGLRRTAVGPYELEKARTLEQLAENFEYLPLADAARALFENRELTEEEATELSFGRRIPRNETEELTAAFTPDGELAALLKNKGSKAVPEIVFEAH, encoded by the coding sequence ATGGGTTCGAAAGATACCTCGACAGCACCGGATTCGGGACAGGAAACTGCTCCCGGGTCCGGTCTTGTCATCGTTGATAAGCCTCAAGGTTTCACGAGTCATGACGTGGTGGGCAAGATGCGCCGCCTCGCGCAGACTCGCAAAGTGGGCCATGCCGGAACGTTGGATCCGATGGCCACCGGTGTTCTCATTGTGGGGATCAACAAAGCCACGCGCTTGTTGACCTACATCGTGGGAGCTTCGAAGACTTACGAGGCGACCATCCGCTTGGGTGAATCCACCGTCACGGACGACGCCGAAGGTGAGATCACCCAGACGCGTATCGCTGCTGCAGTTACCCGTGAGGACATTGATCGGGAGATTGCTAAGCTCACGGGCGACATTCTTCAGGTTCCTTCCTCGGTGAGCGCCATTAAGATCAACGGCGAACGCGCCTACAAGCGGGTTCGTTCGGGCGAAGAAGTCGATATTCCGGCACGACCAGTAACGATTCACCGCTTCGACGTGCACGATGTGCGCCGTGAACGCGCTGGAAAGATCGTTGACGTCGACGTGACGGTGGAGTGTTCCTCAGGCACTTACATTCGCGCGCTCGCGAGGGACCTGGGACAAGCCCTAGACGTCGGCGGACACCTGACCGGGCTTCGTCGGACCGCCGTTGGACCGTACGAGCTTGAGAAGGCTCGAACCCTAGAACAACTGGCCGAGAACTTTGAATACTTGCCACTCGCAGATGCTGCTCGTGCGCTCTTTGAGAATCGCGAACTGACGGAAGAAGAAGCCACCGAGCTTTCCTTCGGTCGGAGAATTCCACGCAATGAAACCGAAGAGCTCACCGCCGCGTTCACGCCGGACGGCGAACTCGCAGCACTGCTCAAGAACAAGGGCTCCAAAGCTGTTCCTGAGATCGTTTTTGAGGCCCACTAA
- the nusA gene encoding transcription termination factor NusA, whose product MDIDMAALRELERDRDIPISVLLPTIEQALVLAYHRSPGAIDKARAEVDRKTGHVTIWAMEYDENDEEVGEFDDTPTGFGRIAASTARQIILQRLRDAEDDNILGEFRGKEGELVSGQIQQGMSTHTVLVNLGTVEAILPPPEQVPGEKYPHGGRIRAYVVDVRKGQKGPSITVSRSHPNLVRKLFELEVPEIADRTVEIVSLAREAGHRSKIAVRSRKQGVNAKGACIGEMGSRVRAVMNELGEEKIDIVDYSDNPAVFIASALSPARVTNVTILDENTRSARVLVPEGQLSLAIGKEGQNARLAAKLTGWRIDIAADPSTSREQ is encoded by the coding sequence ATGGACATTGATATGGCAGCATTGCGCGAGTTGGAGCGCGATCGCGACATTCCCATTAGCGTGCTCTTGCCCACGATTGAGCAAGCACTCGTGCTCGCTTATCACCGGAGCCCCGGTGCAATCGACAAGGCTCGCGCTGAAGTAGACCGCAAGACCGGACACGTGACCATCTGGGCCATGGAGTACGACGAAAACGACGAAGAAGTAGGGGAGTTCGACGACACCCCCACTGGTTTCGGTCGTATCGCGGCAAGCACCGCTCGCCAAATCATCCTCCAGAGGCTGCGCGACGCCGAAGATGACAACATCTTGGGCGAATTCCGTGGCAAGGAGGGCGAGCTCGTCTCCGGCCAGATCCAGCAAGGCATGTCAACGCATACCGTTCTGGTGAACCTCGGCACGGTTGAAGCGATCCTGCCTCCGCCAGAGCAGGTTCCGGGTGAGAAGTACCCACACGGCGGCCGCATTCGTGCGTACGTGGTGGACGTTCGTAAGGGACAGAAGGGTCCTTCGATCACGGTGTCCCGCTCCCACCCGAATCTCGTTCGGAAGCTTTTCGAATTAGAAGTTCCGGAGATCGCTGACCGCACCGTCGAGATTGTCTCGCTGGCGCGCGAAGCAGGTCACCGTTCCAAGATCGCCGTCCGCTCCCGCAAGCAAGGCGTTAACGCCAAGGGCGCGTGCATCGGCGAAATGGGTTCGCGCGTGCGTGCAGTCATGAACGAACTGGGTGAAGAGAAGATCGACATTGTTGATTACTCGGACAACCCGGCCGTGTTCATTGCCAGCGCTCTTTCGCCGGCCCGCGTCACTAACGTGACCATCCTGGACGAAAACACGCGATCCGCTCGCGTGCTGGTTCCGGAAGGACAGCTGTCCTTGGCGATCGGTAAGGAAGGGCAAAATGCTCGCCTCGCCGCCAAGCTCACTGGTTGGCGCATCGACATCGCAGCGGATCCGTCCACATCCCGCGAACAGTAG